The following are encoded together in the Lathyrus oleraceus cultivar Zhongwan6 chromosome 3, CAAS_Psat_ZW6_1.0, whole genome shotgun sequence genome:
- the LOC127125619 gene encoding NAC domain-containing protein 90 isoform X3: protein MILLLTLDSLDLSLYIYIQSKCMRITHYKNKMENMPPGYRFYPTEEELITFYLHNMLEGEKQYIIRTVIPVVNIYDYNPSQLPQISGEASMKDKEQWFFFIPRQESEVRGGRPKRLTTTGYWKATGSPNHVYSSDNHVIGMKRTMVFYHGRAPKGKKTDWKMNEYKAIQDESGPKLRQELSLSRVYKKSKCLRAFDRRPPPRRVTPCVQNVQEHKMNSTCDHDVQVLLDISPTSSPECSCSVDHGQPSHEVGEGSQMDTNVDYEPLFDWEQVDWFLGSEP from the exons aTGATACTACTCTTGACTCTTGACTCTCTTGACTTGTCTTTGTATATATATATTCAAAGTAAATGCATGAGAATTACACATTACAAAAATAAGATGGAAAATATGCCACCAGGTTATCGTTTCTACCCTACAGAAGAAGAGTTGATTACTTTCTATCTTCATAACATGCTTGAAGGAGAGAAACAATACATCATTCGAACTGTTATACCAGTCGTTAATATATACGACTATAATCCATCGCAACTCCCAC aaatttctgGAGAGGCTAGTATGAAAGACAAGGAGCAATGGTTCTTTTTCATTCCGAGGCAAGAGAGTGAAGTTAGAGGAGGAAGACCTAAGCGTCTTACAACAACTGGTTACTGGAAAGCCACTGGTTCTCCTAATCATGTTTATTCTTCTGATAATCACGTAATCGGTATGAAAAGGACTATGGTTTTTTATCATGGAAGAGCTCCGAAAGGAAAGAAGACTGATTGGAAAATGAATGAGTATAAGGCCATTCAAGATGAATCAGGCCCTAAG TTAAGGCAAGAACTTAGTTTAAGTCGAGTGTACAAGAAATCAAAGTGTTTAAGGGCATTTGATAGACGACCACCACCAAGAAGGGTTACACCATGCGTTCAAAATGTTCAAGAGCACAAGATGAATTCAACATGCGATCATGATGTTCAG GTATTATTGGACATAAGTCCAACTAGCTCACCAGAATGCTCTTGTTCTGTAGATCATGGCCAACCCTCACATGAGGTTGGAGAAGGTAGCCAAATGGATACTAATGTTGACTATGAGCCTTTGTTTGATTGGGAACAAGTGGATTGGTTCTTGGGATCAGAGCCATGA
- the LOC127125619 gene encoding NAC domain-containing protein 90 isoform X2, which yields MILLLTLDSLDLSLYIYIQSKCMRITHYKNKMENMPPGYRFYPTEEELITFYLHNMLEGEKQYIIRTVIPVVNIYDYNPSQLPQISGEASMKDKEQWFFFIPRQESEVRGGRPKRLTTTGYWKATGSPNHVYSSDNHVIGMKRTMVFYHGRAPKGKKTDWKMNEYKAIQDESGPKLRQELSLSRVYKKSKCLRAFDRRPPPRRVTPCVQNVQEHKMNSTCDHDVQVLMDISPTSSPECSCSVDHGQPSHEVGEGSQMDTNVDYEPLLDWEQVDWFLGSEP from the exons aTGATACTACTCTTGACTCTTGACTCTCTTGACTTGTCTTTGTATATATATATTCAAAGTAAATGCATGAGAATTACACATTACAAAAATAAGATGGAAAATATGCCACCAGGTTATCGTTTCTACCCTACAGAAGAAGAGTTGATTACTTTCTATCTTCATAACATGCTTGAAGGAGAGAAACAATACATCATTCGAACTGTTATACCAGTCGTTAATATATACGACTATAATCCATCGCAACTCCCAC aaatttctgGAGAGGCTAGTATGAAAGACAAGGAGCAATGGTTCTTTTTCATTCCGAGGCAAGAGAGTGAAGTTAGAGGAGGAAGACCTAAGCGTCTTACAACAACTGGTTACTGGAAAGCCACTGGTTCTCCTAATCATGTTTATTCTTCTGATAATCACGTAATCGGTATGAAAAGGACTATGGTTTTTTATCATGGAAGAGCTCCGAAAGGAAAGAAGACTGATTGGAAAATGAATGAGTATAAGGCCATTCAAGATGAATCAGGCCCTAAG TTAAGGCAAGAACTTAGTTTAAGTCGAGTGTACAAGAAATCAAAGTGTTTAAGGGCATTTGATAGACGACCACCACCAAGAAGGGTTACACCATGCGTTCAAAATGTTCAAGAGCACAAGATGAATTCAACATGCGATCATGATGTTCAGGTATTGATGGACATAAGTCCAACTAGCTCACCAGAATGCTCTTGTTCTGTAGATCATGGCCAACCCTCGCATGAGGTTGGAGAAGGTAGCCAAATGGATACTAATGTTGACTATGAGCCTTTGTTGGATTGGGAACAAGTGGATTGGTTCTTGGGATCAGAGCCATGA